Below is a window of Geomonas oryzisoli DNA.
AAGGTCATCAGGTGCCCCTGGGAGATCTCGTACCCGTAGAACGGGATGAGCAGCACCAGGCCGCACACGGTCATGGAGAACAGGAACACGAACGGGTTCAGACCCTGCGGGTAGCGCTTGATGGCGACGGAGTAGAGGCCCCAGGCGATAGCGGCCAGGAGCACCAGCAGGTCGCCGCGGTTGAAGGTCAGGGTGAGGATGCGGGACGGGTCGCCCCGCAGGATGATGGCGGCGACACCGATAAGGGACAGGGCAATTCCGGCGTGCTGGCGCAGCATGACCCGCTGCCCGTAGAAGATGCGCGCGAACATGATGATGAAGATTGGGATGGCGGAGTTGACCAGTGCCGCGTTGATGGCGGTGGTCCAGTGCATGGCCGTGTAGATCAGGAAGTTGAACAGGGTGACGCCGAACAGGCCGGAGATGCCGACCAGCGGCAGGTTGGCCCGGATGATGGGCCACTGCTCGCGCAGACGCGGCAGCACCACCGGGAGGAGCACGATAAGCGCCACTACCCAGCGCCAGAACACGAAACCGGCAGGGGGGATCACGTTGTTCATCGCCCGACTGATCACGAAGTTCCCGGACCAGATCAGGGCGCTCAGGGTTAGGAGGAGGTACGGCATCGCATATCCTGTCACAGAGTAAGGGTGGCGCCAAAGGCGAAAGACTCTCTCATTTTAGGTACTTGTGTCAAGCAAATTGAACAGGGATAAAAGGGATAAAGGCGGATGAAAAACAAAACCCTC
It encodes the following:
- a CDS encoding DMT family transporter, whose amino-acid sequence is MPYLLLTLSALIWSGNFVISRAMNNVIPPAGFVFWRWVVALIVLLPVVLPRLREQWPIIRANLPLVGISGLFGVTLFNFLIYTAMHWTTAINAALVNSAIPIFIIMFARIFYGQRVMLRQHAGIALSLIGVAAIILRGDPSRILTLTFNRGDLLVLLAAIAWGLYSVAIKRYPQGLNPFVFLFSMTVCGLVLLIPFYGYEISQGHLMTFNLPTILSVLYVGVLASVVAFTAWNHGLRQVGPHVGGQFVHLMPAFSTIMAVAFLGERLQSFHVAGIVLIFAGIICATYKVKG